The following are encoded together in the Humulus lupulus chromosome 5, drHumLupu1.1, whole genome shotgun sequence genome:
- the LOC133779446 gene encoding uncharacterized protein LOC133779446 — protein MGATMKTLKTQVGQLANTMKNQLSRSFPSDTEKNLKECNAITLRSEKELEAHIVEKKKIEEISKKCENEEIKPKEEIPKKESLVVRPGSINFLDNPPKITTPFPFPLRFHKKGIGEKFEKFLNIFKKFLINIPFVDALEQMSNYAKFMKEVISKKCKLDDYETVKLIEECSVIIKRQLPKKLKDPKFFTIPCVIGELYIEKALCDLGASINLMPLSIF, from the coding sequence ATGGGGGCAACGATGAAGACATTGAAAACACAagtgggtcagttggccaatACTATGAAGAATCAATTGTCTAGATCTTTTCCTAGTGACACAGAGAAGAATCTGAAAGAGTGTAATGCCATTACTTTAAGGAGTGAAAAAGAATTGGAAGCTCATATTGTTGAAAAGAAAAAGATTGAGGAAATCTCAAAGAAATGTGAGAATGAAGAAATCAAGCCGAAGGAAGAGATTCCGAAGAAAGAGTCGTTGGTGGTTAGGCCGGGTTCTATTAATTTTCTGGATAATCCACCTAAGATTACTACTCCATTTCCATTCCCTCTACGATTTCATAAGAAAGGGATTGGTGAGAAATTTGAGAAGTTCTTGaatattttcaagaaatttcTTATCAACATTCCTTTTGTGGATGCTCTTGAACAAATGTCGAACTATGCTAAGTTTATGAAGGAGGTGATATCTAAGAAGTGTAAGTTAGATGATTATGAGACAGTGAAGCTAATAGAAGAATGTAGTGTCATTATCAAAAGACAATTACCGAAAAAGTTGAAGGATCCGAAATTTTTTACAATTCCATGTGTGATAGGTGAGCTATATATTGAGAAGGCCTTgtgtgatttgggtgctagtatCAATCTAATGCCTCTCTCTATCTTTTGA